The genomic segment TTTGGTAAAGTTAAAGAAGAAATTGCAAACACTGTAAAGAGGATGAGTATGCACGGGTTACGTGAATGCTTCGGTAAGATCGGAGAGAATCATATGGACAGAAAGAGGATAGAAAAGCGTTTATTTCAGATAGCTTATTTTGTATTAAGCGCAGCGATTGTCGGCCTTTTTGTCTATTTTGTCATCCTGCTCATTGGTAATCACTATACCGATGATGAGAAGCTCGTGATGAGTCGCACGTCGATTATTGTCGATCAAAAGGGGCAGGAAATATCCAGACTTTATGCAGAGAACCGTGAGCCGGTCTCGTTAAAGAAAATTCCCGAACGGGTACAGGATGCGTTTATTGTGACTGAAGATATCCGGTTCTATGATCATTCGGGAATTGACCTTCGCGGGATTTCCCGGGCCATTGTTTCAAATCTCCTTTCCGGTGAAAAGCGCGAGGGAGGGAGTACCATTACCCAGCAGCTGGCAAGGAACGCCTATCTGTCCAATGAAAAATCCTGGATGAGGAAGGCCAAGGAGGCAGCTATTGCCATCAGTCTGGAACGAAGATACAGTAAGAAACAGATTCTGGAGATGTATCTGAATCAGCTGTACTTTGGACACGGTATCTATGGTATCCAGACGGCTTCCAGGTTCTTTTTCAATAAGAGTGCAGACGAACTGAATGAGACTGAGGCTGCACTGCTTGCCGCACTGCCAAAGGGCCCGAATGGTTATTCGCCCATTCTTCATCCGAAAAAAGCACTGGAGCGACGTAACCTCGTGATCGGTTTACTTCAGAAACACGGGAAGCTGAGCGCTGAACAGTCAGTCAGGATGAAAGGAACGACTCTCGGCCTTCATATTCAGAGGATCCAGACTCATCCGGAGTATGACTCCTATGTTGATCTGGTAAAAGATGAGGCGCAAAGACGTTTTCACATTGACGAAGATGAACTGATCCGCGGTGGATACAAAATTGTTGTTCCAATCAATAGAGAAGCGCAGAAGGCGTCATACCAGGCGTTTAAGGATAACCGTTATTTTCGCGGGTCCAATCCGAAATTATCCCCGCAGGGTGCCTTTGTACTGATGAATAAAAACGGGGCGATGCTGGCTGCTCAGGGGGGACGGAACTATGTACGTGGCAGTCTGAACCGTGTTCAGTCCTCGCGGCAGCCGGGATCTTCATTCAAACCGCTGGCAGTATATGGACCTGCCCTTGATTCAGGAAAATATCAGCCGTATTCGCTGCTTCAGGATAAGGAAGTTTCTTATGGAAAGTACGCACCGACAAACTATACCGGTCGTTATACAGGTGAGATGACGATGTACGATGCGATTACGGTTTCTCAGAATGCTCCGGCTGTCTGGCTGCTGAATCAGATTGGCATTGAAAAAAGTAAATCTTACCTGAAGAAAATGGATATTAATCTGCCGGATAAGGGGCTGGCTATTGCCCTTGGAGGACTCCGTGATGGCGTCACGCCGCTGCAAATGGCTTCTGCTTATACGGCCTTTGATAATCAGGGCGTGCAGTCTGAACCCTGGTTTATCCAGACGCTCTACGATCATCAGGGCAGAAAAATTGGCGGAGAACCTGCTGAAAAGAAGAAAGTTTTCTCTGCTCAGACGGCCTGGTATATGACTCGAATGTTACAATCTGTTGTCAAAAACGGAACAGGGCAGGCGGGATACAGTGCGTCCGAAATTGCCGGGAAAACGGGATCCGTTGCGTATTCAAGAAACGGGTTGTCGGATGCCTGGTTTGTCGGATATACCCCTGAAGTGACAGGTGCTGTCTGGATCGGCTACGATCAGACGAATGAGAAGCAGTATTTATCCGGATCAAGCGACGATGCGGTAAGTCTGTTTAAGACCATCATAAACGGTGTTCCCGGTCAATCCCGGCTGGCTTTTGAAAAACCTGACGGAGTGGCAGATCTGGATCAGCCGATCCGAATGGCGGAGGTGACCCGCCTCACGGCGAAAGGGACACTGGGCAAGTTCGCCATGCCGGCACTCGAACTCAACTGGAATGGTTCTAAGGATAAACGGATGATTTACAGTATCTATGCAGAAGAAAACGGGAAAACAAAATTAAAGGGAAAAGTGACCGGAGAAAACCACTATCGCATTGATTTTGTCAATCCAATGGCTAATGCTTCCTATTACGTCATTCCTTACAATCCGCAGACCGGAAGGCATGGAGCGACATCTCCTAAGGTGGAAGCGAACTGGTTTTCAAAGTTGTAATCATTTTCCAGTTACACCAGGTGCATTTCCTGAACATTTCCCTTAGAATAAGAGGTGGAAACGTTTTAGAAAGAAAATCAGGACAGAGATCCGAACAAATAAGGAATGAAGCCAGTGTTTCATGATACTTTTTTAAAAGCATGCCGTCAGGAACCCGTATCCCGGATTCCGGTATGGTACATGCGGCAGGCGGGCCGCTATCAGGCAGAATATCGTGTTATCCGCGCGCAACACCACAATTTTTTCGACCTCTGCAGGGACCCCGAACTGTGTGCGAGGGTAACCCGGCTCCCGGTTGAGCATCTTGGCGTGGATGCTGCCATTTTATTCTCCGATATTATGACCCCGTTAAAGGCAAGAGGTTTAGATGTTGAACTGGTTGAAGGGACAGGGCCGGTCATCAGACATCCATTTCGCCGTGCGCACGATCTGTCATCGCTCAGGACCCTCGACCCGGATCGTGATCTTCAGTATGTGATCGAGACGGTTAAACTGCTTCACAGCCAGCTTTCCGTTCCGCTTATCGGTTTTGCCGGTGCCCCGTTCACGCTGGCCAGTTATATGATTGAAGGCGGGCCCTCAAAAAATTATCACCTGACAAAGGGATTTATGTACACGCATCCTGATGACTGGCAGGCGCTTATGGAGGATCTGGCGGCCATGACGGTGAGCTATTTAAAAGCTCAGATAGCAGCCGGTGCTCAGGCCGTACAGGTTTTTGATTCGTGGGTCGGGGCTCTTGGCGCAGAAGACTACCGGACGTTTATTGCCCCCGTTATGAGAAATATTTTTACAGCATTGCGACAAACAGATGCCGTTACCCTTTACTTTGCTGCCGGTGCAGGGCATTTACTGAAAGAGTGGGACAAACTTCCGGTTGATGTGCTGTCCTTTGATTGGCGGACGTCCCCGCAGTTCATCCGGGGGATGCATCTGTCAAAGGCCGTTCAGGGCAATCTCGACCCCTCAATGCTTCTGGCTCCTTTTCCGCTGCTAAAGGAGCGGACCAGGCAGATATTAGACGTTATGGGCTGTCGTCCGGGATTTATCTTTAATCTTGGTCACGGCCTGTTCCCTGAAGTTGATGAACAGCAGCTGAAACGGTTAACAGATTTTATTCACCAGTATCCAATTTATAAAGAAAGAAGCTATGAAGATGAGTAATAAGAAAAAAATGGGCCTCCTTGTTATGGCTTACGGGACGCCTTATAAAAAGGAAGATATCGTTCCGTATTATACCGCCATCAGACATGGGAGACGCCCGTCTCAGGAACAGATAGAGGATTTGACCAGGCGTTACGAAGCGATTGGCGGTGTTTCACCGCTTGCCCGATTGACAAAAGCCCAGATGGACGCCCTTACCGAACGACTAAATCACGGACAGGATGACATCATCTTTCAATCCCGGCTCGGCCTTAAATACATACATCCTTTTATTGAAGATGCTGTCGAGGACATGCGACAGGATGGAATTGAACAGGCTATTGCTCTTTCCCTTGCACCTCACTATTCCAGATTCAGTGTTCAGGCGTATACAGACCGTGCCAAAAAGGCGGCGGGAGATCAGGGACCGGCTATATACCCGATTAAAAGCTGGTATACTGAACCGAAATTCATCCAGTACTGGTCACAGGCAATCCGCGGGATTCTGGATGCTCTGCCGGAAGATGAGCGCAGCACAAGTGTTGTTATTTTCAGTGCGCACAGTTTACCCCGACGGATCTTAACCGGCGGTGATCCGTATCCGGACCAGATCGCTGAAACAATACAAGCAATTACCGCGCAAACCGATATTCCGCATGTTGCCCAGGCATGGCAGAGTGCCGGAAAAACGCCTGATCCATGGCTTGGTCCCGATATAATGGATAAGATTCGTGAGTTAATGACAGGACATCACTATAAACATCTGATTTTCTGCCCTATCGGATTTGTCTCCGAGCACCTGGAGGTTTTATATGATAATGATATGGAGTGTCGTACACTGGTGGAGTCTCTGGGCGGGGCTTATCATCGTCCCTCCATGCCGGATACTGATCCTCTGTTTATTGAGGCCCTGGCAAGTGCAGTATGGAAGGCCTGTCAGAAAAATAAAGGAGTCCTGTCATGAGATAAGTAGTTCAGTTTTTGTGCGAGAAAAACAAAAAAATCGTATAAATAAAGTGCTAAATCGCATGGCGTTTAGCACCTTTTTTTGCTTATGTATCAAAAATAATATGTGTTTCGAGCTGAAATGAACAAACAGTATGACAATAACTATTGTGGTCGTTCTCATCGATGCGCGAAATGGGTTATTATTTACTTTGTTAGTTTGAATATAATGAGGTGTTCTAAAGAGCTGTGCAAGTGTAAAATTAACAGTGATAAAAAAATTAAGTGCGGGGTTGATAAATGTATGTATATGACAATCATTATCATAGCATCCTTATATGTGTGGTCTGCAGCACTACACGAACTAATTAAACCTTTAAAAAAGCAAAATAGCCGAAAAATAATCATCTTAACTTCTTTTGGCACTTTATCAACGTTAGTTTTAACTGTTTGGCTTTTCCAAAGTCTATTCTTATAATAGAATTCATTTTTTCAACCTTTTCTGAGTTTCCCGTCTCCAGATATTTTACCCCTTGAACGGGTACGGCGGGTGTGTTAATATTTCATAGTAGAACGAATTGACTGGAATGTTCATTCGGTCAATAGAATGGTGATGGCAAAGAATGGTCGACCGTAAAGAAAACATCCTGAAAGCCGCGGAGCAGACATTCGCATCTTTTGGTTATAAGGCAACAACGATGGATCTTGTTGCGCGCATGGCGAATGTCGGAAAGGGGACGATTTATACTTTTTTTACAAACAAAGAAGACCTTTTTTTTGAAATCATGAAGCAGTTTATTGAAAAAATCAAAAAGGTCGCAAGCAGTGCGATTCATGATGAAGATGATTTTTTTACCAATCTTCACCGGGCACTTTACAGTGTACTGGAGTTTCGCAAGGAGCATCAGCTGACCATTAAACTGACTCAGGAGATCAAAGAAATTGGAACCGTGCAGGCAAAACAGGCTTTAGGTAACGTCGAGGATGCTATTCTGGATTTTCTGGAGGGCAATATTAAGAATGCCTTGAAGAAAGGCGAGATCAAGACCTGCGATCCTAAGGTGACGGCTTTCGTTATCCTCAGGCTCTATATCGCGCTCGTCTTTGACTGGGAGTTGAGACATGCTCCTCTGTCCAGCAGTGAGATTGCCGATTTGTTTGGATTGTATCTCGTCAGAGGTTTAAAAAAGTGATGGGCATCACATTTATTTTTTTGCAGGAAAGTGACTAAATGACTAAAATAGTCATTTTGAACTGGAATCAGGCAAGTATGAGAAGAAAAGGGTGTGTGCAACATGAATGTAATCCATCTAATATGGGCGGAACTGAAAGCCATAGTGGCTAAACCACACAATATTGTTGTGATGGTTGCTGTGATGTGTATTCCGTTACTTTATGCAGGAATGTTCCTGTATGGATTCTGGGACGCGTTTGGCAAAACCGGGCAGCTGCCTGTTGCCGTTGTGAATCAGGATTCAGGTGCAGAGATTGCCGGCAGGCAGCTTCATGCGGGTGACGATCTGGTAGATAATCTGAAGAAAGACGATAATTTTAAGTGGTCGTTCGTCAGTGAAAAAAAGGCTGAAGACGGCTTTAAGGATAATCATTATTTCATGACGGTTCGGATCCCGTCTTCTTTCTCAGAGAATGCAACAACATTATCAGATCAGAAAGTCAGACCAGCTAATATTGAATACCGGATTAATCGGGATTATAACTTTATTTCAGGGAAAATGGCAGATACGGGCATAAAAAATCTTCAGACGCGTATTTCAGATGCAATCACAAAAACCTATGCCAAAACGATGTATACACAAATCGATAAACTGACTGACGGTCTGGCAGATGCCTCTAAAGGAGCAAATGATCTGTCCGGCGGCGGAAAATCTGAACTTGCCGGTTTGAATCAGTTAAAAAGCGGCTTCAAAGACCTGGCAAATGGCACCGGTCAGCTGACAGACGGGTCAGAAAAACTTACAGGCGGCGCTTCGGAGCTGAATGACGGGGCAAAGACGTTAAACTCCGGAGTTCAGCAATACACCGGAGCGGTAAGCAATCAGATTGCACCTGGATCAAATCAACTGGCCTCAGGATTAAATCAACTGAACAGTGGCATTCAGCAGCAAAACCTGGGCGGAAATGTTAATCGACTGAATAGCGGAATGCAGGACTTTTATGCCATTATTCAAGGGCTTCCGCAACAGATTGATCACTCTATTAATCCGGCTCAAATTGGAAATACAGCTATGCAACAGGTGGCTGGAAATAAAACAGAAATTCAGAGTGCTGCGAGAAAGCAAGTAAAAAATAATGAGAAACAAATTATTCAGTCCGCACAGAGTTCAATTAATCACTCTGAAGTAGAAGCAGCGGCACTGGCTGCCGCTAATAGTCAGCCGGGAGGTACAATACAGGAGCAGGCTGATGCAAATGCATCAAAAATAACAAAGACTATTTCAGATTCAGTGAAGAGTCAGGCTACAATAGACCAGGTTACTGCGGGATTAAACAATAATAAACAATTAAATCAATTACTACTTTCCCTGTTGAATAAAGCAGGATATGACCCACATACATCAAAAGCAGTTATTAATAACCTGTACAATGTAATGGCACAGTCAACAACGAGTACAATCGGAGAATCGGTCAATTCGGGAAAGAATACGAATGCAATTGCAAGTTCTCTCCAGACTTCAGCAGAAGAAACAATCAAAAAAACAGCTTCAGGAACTGCACAGAGAGTCGCACCAGCAGCTGCTGTTGCTACTGCCGAACAGATTGCTCCGGAGACTGCTCT from the Sporolactobacillus sp. Y61 genome contains:
- a CDS encoding PBP1A family penicillin-binding protein, with amino-acid sequence MHGLRECFGKIGENHMDRKRIEKRLFQIAYFVLSAAIVGLFVYFVILLIGNHYTDDEKLVMSRTSIIVDQKGQEISRLYAENREPVSLKKIPERVQDAFIVTEDIRFYDHSGIDLRGISRAIVSNLLSGEKREGGSTITQQLARNAYLSNEKSWMRKAKEAAIAISLERRYSKKQILEMYLNQLYFGHGIYGIQTASRFFFNKSADELNETEAALLAALPKGPNGYSPILHPKKALERRNLVIGLLQKHGKLSAEQSVRMKGTTLGLHIQRIQTHPEYDSYVDLVKDEAQRRFHIDEDELIRGGYKIVVPINREAQKASYQAFKDNRYFRGSNPKLSPQGAFVLMNKNGAMLAAQGGRNYVRGSLNRVQSSRQPGSSFKPLAVYGPALDSGKYQPYSLLQDKEVSYGKYAPTNYTGRYTGEMTMYDAITVSQNAPAVWLLNQIGIEKSKSYLKKMDINLPDKGLAIALGGLRDGVTPLQMASAYTAFDNQGVQSEPWFIQTLYDHQGRKIGGEPAEKKKVFSAQTAWYMTRMLQSVVKNGTGQAGYSASEIAGKTGSVAYSRNGLSDAWFVGYTPEVTGAVWIGYDQTNEKQYLSGSSDDAVSLFKTIINGVPGQSRLAFEKPDGVADLDQPIRMAEVTRLTAKGTLGKFAMPALELNWNGSKDKRMIYSIYAEENGKTKLKGKVTGENHYRIDFVNPMANASYYVIPYNPQTGRHGATSPKVEANWFSKL
- the hemE gene encoding uroporphyrinogen decarboxylase — encoded protein: MKPVFHDTFLKACRQEPVSRIPVWYMRQAGRYQAEYRVIRAQHHNFFDLCRDPELCARVTRLPVEHLGVDAAILFSDIMTPLKARGLDVELVEGTGPVIRHPFRRAHDLSSLRTLDPDRDLQYVIETVKLLHSQLSVPLIGFAGAPFTLASYMIEGGPSKNYHLTKGFMYTHPDDWQALMEDLAAMTVSYLKAQIAAGAQAVQVFDSWVGALGAEDYRTFIAPVMRNIFTALRQTDAVTLYFAAGAGHLLKEWDKLPVDVLSFDWRTSPQFIRGMHLSKAVQGNLDPSMLLAPFPLLKERTRQILDVMGCRPGFIFNLGHGLFPEVDEQQLKRLTDFIHQYPIYKERSYEDE
- the hemH gene encoding ferrochelatase → MSNKKKMGLLVMAYGTPYKKEDIVPYYTAIRHGRRPSQEQIEDLTRRYEAIGGVSPLARLTKAQMDALTERLNHGQDDIIFQSRLGLKYIHPFIEDAVEDMRQDGIEQAIALSLAPHYSRFSVQAYTDRAKKAAGDQGPAIYPIKSWYTEPKFIQYWSQAIRGILDALPEDERSTSVVIFSAHSLPRRILTGGDPYPDQIAETIQAITAQTDIPHVAQAWQSAGKTPDPWLGPDIMDKIRELMTGHHYKHLIFCPIGFVSEHLEVLYDNDMECRTLVESLGGAYHRPSMPDTDPLFIEALASAVWKACQKNKGVLS
- a CDS encoding TetR/AcrR family transcriptional regulator, encoding MVDRKENILKAAEQTFASFGYKATTMDLVARMANVGKGTIYTFFTNKEDLFFEIMKQFIEKIKKVASSAIHDEDDFFTNLHRALYSVLEFRKEHQLTIKLTQEIKEIGTVQAKQALGNVEDAILDFLEGNIKNALKKGEIKTCDPKVTAFVILRLYIALVFDWELRHAPLSSSEIADLFGLYLVRGLKK
- a CDS encoding YhgE/Pip domain-containing protein, with product MNVIHLIWAELKAIVAKPHNIVVMVAVMCIPLLYAGMFLYGFWDAFGKTGQLPVAVVNQDSGAEIAGRQLHAGDDLVDNLKKDDNFKWSFVSEKKAEDGFKDNHYFMTVRIPSSFSENATTLSDQKVRPANIEYRINRDYNFISGKMADTGIKNLQTRISDAITKTYAKTMYTQIDKLTDGLADASKGANDLSGGGKSELAGLNQLKSGFKDLANGTGQLTDGSEKLTGGASELNDGAKTLNSGVQQYTGAVSNQIAPGSNQLASGLNQLNSGIQQQNLGGNVNRLNSGMQDFYAIIQGLPQQIDHSINPAQIGNTAMQQVAGNKTEIQSAARKQVKNNEKQIIQSAQSSINHSEVEAAALAAANSQPGGTIQEQADANASKITKTISDSVKSQATIDQVTAGLNNNKQLNQLLLSLLNKAGYDPHTSKAVINNLYNVMAQSTTSTIGESVNSGKNTNAIASSLQTSAEETIKKTASGTAQRVAPAAAVATAEQIAPETALSTAQQVSRQTATETAAQMKSGVIRNMQQKDPRTGLTLNSAARQLADGTAQLSGRNGIPLITSSVSQATQGAQTLNSGLNQLNSNSASLVNGSSALAGNTGKLANGAASLTNGLSGLSSGQQQLSNGTNKVAGGAQQIYKGNSKLAGSLSDAHSQLAETPTDDSHAQKFSEPVRLIDSSNQAVDTFGSGFTPYFICIGLFVGALVLTLIYDLGKPAGLATAGWNIALSKYFITILMSVAQALLVDLAVLGGLGLSVDHPWTFIGFTILTSMSFMAIIQWLAGSFNNEGRFVALVILLFQLVTSGGAYSIELIPGWLQKISPILPMTYAVNGFRNIIDGGQHQMLVNNSIALLVFILVGLLLSIITFSIKFHRDQKNNKAGKLSGSPMELSN